In the genome of Aspergillus luchuensis IFO 4308 DNA, chromosome 2, nearly complete sequence, one region contains:
- a CDS encoding uncharacterized protein (COG:S;~EggNog:ENOG410PGX1) — protein sequence MATAQISPASGSNIPTRLPASEEMQEYEKILKISDDIFSGTHPRLKVPQQFVRKPASRGPPVSTPTQVKSGDQLKSPPKPQLPPSAPLAQRPATSQAPSAGSAPSGATGPSRLVPKPASEIDPIFLTKSDDLVRAEIQLQRQRVERVLREQLEQKRQDSRQKASLQDTKPDFDVSDVLVKAFEMVKPSPSVDAPGAGEPGDSFDENSFYSSRAPDSPQQGEPQRQSPAPQSNSEELATEAPAENFSDELQRLEALNRTGSDQDVQDTYPVADHLVPYDQRQPHHAEVDVAVRKYPEPDQPTDAYEEPEYSPPAPGVAPMERDDNYGSQRGYANGTKRRAPEDRVPERHRRSRRSLSRGGDVRIVRNHITSPAAPQPSRVSPLAIAKVPSVHQLKDSRPDYGPERHASPEVPAQPLTSRKRRRLQDDRGRPSYTRAPAAAHVEEAFIKEEPVSPPPFTDTQHAYRTRQPQERPVYIDIASPRYTPVLERREPQIREPAYEYEVYEPHAEPGIQRTLSRLSARRPVRDDQDLRRVASLHQARQPEYAREYVDQASPQSVRAGSYAIVERPPPERIRYYDELAQPPPTRRYIPAGESPNSPRYHDAYYEEEPAARVMAPPPRRIVVDEHGNQYYETLPAPRLQAMPPPSTRLPRSDVYDDRTPLRPASVRAASVFEDPYGGRRYVQDMPPPPTAYRRVTDYARPAPSERRPYTGALDEREPFPRSASVQVTEYGTRRPPYLDEAELPRERIVRMPSVRPPTSRYEEPPMIQRVESVRPSGRDVSVYMDDAAARQPREYIERPVYVATRPVRDERYYDGSNPAERVILDGGRDVVHRVPQRY from the coding sequence ATGGCAACAGCCCAGATTTCGCCAGCCTCAGGTAGTAATATACCTACCAGGCTGCCTGCAAGTGAGGAGATGCAGGAGTATGAAAAGATTTTGAAAATAAGTGACGATATCTTTTCTGGAACTCACCCTAGGTTGAAGGTTCCCCAGCAGTTCGTGCGCAAGCCCGCCTCGCGAGGCCCCCCTGTCTCGACTCCCACCCAGGTAAAATCGGGTGACCAACTCAAGTCTCCCCCGAAACCCCAGCTTCCTCCGTCCGCTCCGTTGGCTCAGAGGCCGGCGACATCGCAGGCTCCCAGTGCCGGAAGTGCTCCTTCCGGCGCGACCGGGCCGTCGCGTTTAGTCCCTAAGCCTGCCTCGGAGATTGATCCCATATTTCTGACCAAGTCAGATGATCTAGTCAGAGCTGAGATACAACTACAGCGGCAGCGGGTGGAGAGAGTGCTGCGGGAACAGTTGGAACAAAAAAGGCAGGATTCGAGGCAGAAGGCCTCTCTACAAGACACAAAACCAGACTTTGACGTTTCTGATGTGCTAGTGAAGGCCTTTGAGATGGTCAAACCGTCTCCGTCCGTGGATGCACCTGGTGCTGGAGAGCCCGGTGACTCTTTTGACGAGAACTCGTTCTACTCCAGTAGAGCCCCTGACTCTCCCCAGCAGGGTGAGCCGCAGCGGCAGTCTCCAGCTCCCCAGTCTAATTCGGAGGAGCTGGCTACTGAAGCTCCAGCAGAGAACTTTTCAGATGAGTTGCAACGGCTTGAAGCCCTCAACAGAACTGGATCGGATCAGGATGTGCAAGATACTTACCCCGTGGCAGACCACCTAGTACCCTATGATCAGAGGCAGCCGCACCATGCTGAGGTGGACGTCGCCGTCCGCAAATATCCCGAACCGGACCAGCCGACCGACGCGTATGAAGAACCAGAGTATTCACCACCGGCCCCCGGGGTAGCGCCTATGGAGAGGGATGATAATTATGGGTCTCAACGGGGTTATGCGAACGGGACAAAACGACGAGCACCGGAAGATCGAGTGCCCGAGCGGCATCGTCGGTCTCGGAGATCACTCTCACGGGGAGGCGATGTAAGAATTGTGCGAAATCACATAACCTCCCCTGCTGCTCCGCAGCCGTCCAGAGTCTCCCCCTTAGCCATCGCCAAGGTGCCCTCAGTCCATCAACTAAAAGACTCGCGTCCGGATTACGGTCCAGAGCGCCATGCTAGCCCTGAGGTTCCTGCTCAGCCATTGACGTCTAGGAAACGTAGGAGGTTGCAGGATGACAGAGGTCGTCCATCGTATACTAGAGCGCCAGCAGCGGCccatgttgaagaagcaTTCATCAAGGAAGAGCCCGTTTCACCTCCGCCATTCACAGACACTCAACACGCTTACCGGACCCGCCAGCCACAAGAAAGACCAGTGTACATTGACATTGCTTCCCCGCGCTATACTCCCGTATTAGAACGGCGAGAACCACAGATTAGGGAACCGGCATATGAGTACGAGGTGTACGAGCCCCATGCTGAGCCGGGTATTCAGCGCACCCTTTCGAGACTTAGTGCTCGCCGGCCAGTCCGGGACGATCAAGACTTGCGCAGAGTTGCTAGCTTGCATCAGGCTCGGCAACCCGAGTATGCTCGTGAATATGTTGACCAAGCCAGTCCCCAGTCCGTGCGGGCCGGGTCGTATGCTATTGTTGAGCGTCCACCACCTGAGAGAATTCGATACTATGATGAGCTGGCGCAGCCACCTCCTACGAGACGCTATATTCCGGCTGGCGAATCGCCCAACTCACCACGATATCATGATGCTTACTATGAAGAGGAACCTGCAGCACGGGTGATGGCACCTCCACCGCGTCGGATAGTGGTTGACGAGCATGGCAATCAGTACTATGAGACGTTGCCTGCTCCAAGACTGCAGGCTATGCCTCCGCCCTCTACTCGACTCCCCAGAAGTGACGTCTACGACGACCGTACACCACTGCGCCCGGCAAGCGTGCGAGCCGCGTCTGTTTTCGAGGATCCGTATGGCGGTCGGCGATACGTGCAGGACatgccacctccaccgactGCCTACCGGCGAGTCACCGACTACGCTCGTCCGGCTCCCAGCGAACGGCGACCGTACACTGGAGCTTTGGATGAACGAGAGCCGTTTCCCCGTAGTGCCAGCGTGCAAGTGACGGAATACGGGACTCGCCGTCCCCCTTACCTGGACGAAGCCGAGCTTCCCCGGGAGCGGATCGTCCGGATGCCGAGTGTGCGCCCGCCCACTAGTCGGTACGAGGAGCCGCCGATGATTCAGCGGGTGGAGAGCGTGCGCCCGAGCGGTCGAGATGTGAGCGTCTACATGGATGACGCTGCTGCCCGGCAGCCGAGAGAATACATTGAGCGGCCTGTATACGTTGCTACGC